In the genome of Arachis hypogaea cultivar Tifrunner chromosome 9, arahy.Tifrunner.gnm2.J5K5, whole genome shotgun sequence, the window CATCATTATTTGTCATACATGACAAGGAAGAACATTTTTAGTCCATGGAaatcaaaagtaattatattatattctcCGTGATATGCTCTCGAATTTTGAGAATATGCTCTTGCATTAGTGattattttatgaaaataaatgaaaaaaaatcaacaattattcTAACTTCCAAGTTCCAACCACCGACCCCCGCTTTTCCCTGGTTTGAAAATGTTTAATAGGGATAAGATACCACAAGAAGACACAGTcacatttaaaatattaatcaCGCAAGTTACTTGAAATTATTAAGAAGTCCCAGAGAAACTGCAAGGTTAAATGTATTATAAGCAAGAGATAGAGTAGTcaactttatatttttttcttcaatgATTAGTTGTTTAAGCCGGCTAAGAAAATTTAATTATTGGTCTCTTTTTGTATTCTAATTTCACACCTTAAAACAAACGTACCTAAGTTTTAACCAGTTTAAATCAATTTGAGTACAGACAAGATCTGTTGAAATTCCTGCTCAAATTGTAACATTCTGCACAATTACACAAATGATGCAGCTTTTTTTCTTCAGATATATtgaaaaaacaaaaggaaaaaataaaaaagaaaacaagaaaatttatatgttttattattgtcaaaatttttatacttATAGTATTCTTATCCTTATTGCAATAATTTGTTAAAATTCTAGCACACTCCCAAAAAAGAAAGATAATAGGTGGTATTAGCCGGCAGAATAATTTTTAACCAAAACCATGTTCAAATTTCTAAACAACAGATTGAAAGTACTAATTCATAACTACAATTAAACATCTTGTATTGAAAGCTTTTAagccctttttcttttctcttaattttatttctgTTCCCATCTGCTTAATTTTTAGCCAATCAAAATACATCATTCATTCATTTTCCCTTTTCTGTtgtctctttttttcttcttcttccatcgtCATGATCCAGCTGCCAGAGTAGAGAAGCAACTCTCAGACCTAGAAAGTTCTCTGCCACTTTTGTTGTTATTAGTAGTAGGACTAGTTGGCATGGATCTTACTCTTGTTGGAGAATTCTCAAGACTCTTCCTAAGAATCTGTCTCATAGCAGAGATCAAATGCACGGTTGGGTTAGTTGGAGGCCCTGAAGTGATGAACTTCTTGCAGAAATTCATGTGTTTAGTCATGGCTTCTTCGGTGCTTAGGAGCCTCTCAGACCTCACAATCTCGTCCTTCACGGCTTCACCACACAAACCGCAAACCCATTTTCCGTGGTAACGCTCCCTGATTCGTTCTATGTACCCGATTGTGCACTCTTCTCTTAGTCCGCAGCAGTCGCATATGGCGAATTCCACTTCGGATACTATGCTCGCTGCTGATTGAGTTTCTGCCGGTGCTGCTATCACCATCGGATCACTGATCATTGTCGCAGACATCGTTGCCAACCACCCTATGCATGCacatagaaagaaagaaacaattcATTCGAAACTTATTAACAACTTCCCTTTAAGAAAATCATTCATCTGAGTTCAACTATACTAAATGTACACTACAATCAATTACCAAAATCAGttatagtataaaatatatattgaaatatatacatatatattggtaactgattttaatgactaattttaatatacaaataatattttttatgtcaaGTTATGTAGAGATTTtatgattgagatcaattactaAAACCCCCGAAACACCATTATTCTTAGAATACTTGAaatgttttctatagttttctcaAGATTAAACAAACAACGCGTACTAGTAATTCACGTGAACAGAAATATTTATTGGCAATTCAGTCATGAAAACagtgtatatattattttagtaaataaacaaAGCCCAGAGAGTGAAAATTCTTTCTGCTCCAATGCAACATAAAGCAAAGCAAGCGTACGAAGTAATGGAAAGgcaaaagaagaagctgagaagtaaaagaaaagattcaaaatgaaagTTGATGAAGAAGAATTACCGCAGAAGCAGATTAAAAAAAACAGAAGTTCAAATcctcttatttatattttctcTGCTTCTGGTTGCTGGGTATTTTTCTCCTCTTATCTCTCTTTCTCCCACTCTCCTTCCTCAATTTTTTCTTCCTCTGTTAACAAAATCCCAGACATGAAAACCATTTCAAAGATACTTAATTAAGCTCCTCCAATCAAGAAACGCCGCCCCTCTCTTCCTTCCTTCAAGAGTCAAACAAAAttctcttccttcctttcttttctgAACGAAGATAATAAGAGATTGCTTTTTGTTTCTTCACGGGATCCTGCACTAAAGTATAATATATTTGAACAGTGGAATGGGGATGGAGAGAAGGGAAGTAGTGGTTTGTTTGTAGAGAGAGAAATGTAGTAAGAGAAAGAGGAGCAATGATTGAGGCTGCAAAGAAGGAGGTGGAGTATATGATATTATTATAATCCACATTGGCAAAATGTTGTTTTCTTGAATATGTGGAGTTTGGCATTCCATGATTGGATTGCCAGCTAAGCATTATGATACCGTGAGCCTATTCTTAGCCAATATGTGCTGTTTTGATCCTTTGGATATATTATTTCACAAGGAATTGATGCCTGAACTACTTCATTTCACACACCTACCATATACCATAAAATGACAAAATTCAATAGTATAGAAAggggataaaaaaaaaaaaagttttcggtAGAgtgataattagatttttaaagattttaacatgtgattaattaattttttttaaatgtatcaattaaattttttaagataataaatagTAAATATGTATATTCTTTTGTTAATAGATAGTGCGAAACGAAATagaattaattcatatattttgttatttatattgGTGTATGTCCAGTTGCTATAGTTGGgtatgaaaataatgtaattttagaccgtaaaatatttattattttttgaatttttatataatttttatcaaatattctCTATTTAACAAATCCTATTAAAACAGATGAAATTTTGCTCCAAAAATTATTATCTAGATAACAATCTTTCGTAAATAAATACATCACAGTAGttaataatacatataaatattatcattaaattttacatgatgaattaataaaaaaaatataacatattcaCCATTTGTTATTGTGGAAGACCAAATTAGTACTAAAGTTTAATTtagtaaaactttttttttaaaagtagtttataaaagctaatttttaaaagttagttTTTCAAAAGTTATACCATCTATATTtgataaactaaattaaaaatggCTTTTAATAAGTACGAGTAACAACAAGTATGTTTagtaaatagtttttaaaatttaaaaatactataatagacattaatttaaaaattaaattaaaatagtaataatgTATAAAGTTATATTAGACTTTCTAATTTTGATAAGTACAAATCAACTTTAAAAAATTCTTTCTTAAGTGCTTTCAAAAGAACCTCTAATTTTTAAAGGCAACAAATACAAatatagaaattttttatttaccaaacataaaataaagtatttatacttttaaaaaatacaaacactttttaaaaaaatttaccaaactaaacttaattaatctaaaattaaaatattgagtATCTAATTATCACCTTATTCCAAAATTTATAACTCTCTTTTCCTTACACAATTCTGTcccaaattttaatatttctctGTTTCAAGTTCTACATCCTTTTTCATCTTCACCCATTAATCTTTCTATTTT includes:
- the LOC112710493 gene encoding uncharacterized protein; its protein translation is MSATMISDPMVIAAPAETQSAASIVSEVEFAICDCCGLREECTIGYIERIRERYHGKWVCGLCGEAVKDEIVRSERLLSTEEAMTKHMNFCKKFITSGPPTNPTVHLISAMRQILRKSLENSPTRVRSMPTSPTTNNNKSGRELSRSESCFSTLAAGS